A genomic window from Labrus bergylta chromosome 7, fLabBer1.1, whole genome shotgun sequence includes:
- the fkbp4 gene encoding peptidyl-prolyl cis-trans isomerase FKBP4 isoform X2, with amino-acid sequence MAMTAEEQTGEGQHTIPMEGEDITPKKDGGVLKLVKREGTGTELPMTGDKVFVHYVGTLLDGTHFDSSRDRGEKFSFELGKGQVIKAWDIGVATMKIGELCQLICKSEYAYGSAGSPPKIPPSATLVFEVELFEFRGEDITDGEDGGIIRRIITKGQGYSKPNEGAAVEVTLEGSCEGRVFDERELKFEIGDAESQGLPVGVEKAIVAMEEGEEALFIMKPKYGFGNTGNAKYNIPGGATLQYKIKLTAFEKAKESWEMNTVEKLEQSVIVKEKGTQYFKEGKYKHASVQYKRIVSWLEHEAGLSEEDEGKAKALRLAAHLNLAMCFLKLQEPNQALESCDKALELDESNEKALFRRGEALFGMKEFDRARDDFQQVVQLYPANKAAKSQVVFCQKRIKEQHEKDKRIYANMFEKFAERDSKVKERSGEGEAC; translated from the exons ATGgcaatgactgcagaggagcagaCAGGTGAAGGACAGCACACCATCCCGATGGAGGGAGAGGACATCACGCCGAAGAAAGACGGCGGTGTTTTGAAG CTGGTGAAAAGGGAAGGCACTGGCACAGAGCTGCCCATGACCGGTGACAAAGTGTTTGTCCATTATGTGGGCACGCTTCTGGATGGTACTCATTTCGACTCGAGCAGAGACCGAGGAGAGAAGTTTTCCTTTGAGTTGGGCAAAG GTCAGGTGATAAAGGCGTGGGACATCGGCGTAGCCACCATGAAAATCGGAGAGTTGTGCCAGCTCATATGTAAGTCGGAGTATGCTTATGGATCTGCAGGGAGCCCACCCAAGATACCCCCCAGTGCCACTCTTGTTTTTGAG GTTGAACTATTTGAATTTCGGGGTGAGGACATAACTGATGGTGAGGATGGAGGAATTATCCGCCGCATTATTACTAAAGGGCAAGGCTATTCAAAGCCTAATGAAGGAGCTGCTGTTGAAG TTACTCTGGAGGGGTCCTGCGAGGGCCGTGTGTTTGATGAGAGAGAATTAAAGTTTGAGATTGGGGATGCAGAGAGTCAGGGCTTGCCAGTCGGTGTGGAGAAAGCGATCGTGGctatggaggagggggaggaggcgCTCTTCATCATGAAGCCCAA GTATGGCTTTGGGAATACAGGAAATGCCAAGTATAACATTCCTGGCGGAGCAACACTGCAGTACAAGATCAAGCTGACAGCCTTTGAAAAG GCTAAGGAGTCGTGGGAGATGAACACAGTAGAGAAACTGGAACAGAGCGTTATCGTCAAAGAGAAGGGAACACAGTATTTCAAG GAGGGAAAATACAAGCATGCGTCAGTGCAGTACAAACGGATCGTGTCATGGCTGGAACATGAAGCTGGTTTgtcagaggaggatgaggggaaAGCGAAGGCTCTGCGGCTGGCTGCGCATCTCAACCTGGCCATGTGCTTCCTCAAACTTCAGGAGCCAAACCAAGCCCTGGAGAGCTGTGACAAG gcTCTGGAGTTGGATGAATCCAATGAGAAGGCTTTGTTCCGGAGGGGAGAGGCACTGTTTGGTATGAAGGAGTTCGACAGGGCAAGAGATGACTTCCAACAAGTCGTCCAGCTGTATCCTGCCAACAAGGCTGCCAAGAGCCAG GTTGTTTTTTGTCAAAAGCGCATCAAGGAGCAGCATGAGAAGGACAAACGCATCTACGCAAACATGTTCGAAAAATTCGCCGAGAGGGATTCTAAGGTGAAAG AAAGAAGCGGAGAGGGGGAAGCCTGCTAA
- the fkbp4 gene encoding peptidyl-prolyl cis-trans isomerase FKBP4 isoform X1: protein MAMTAEEQTGEGQHTIPMEGEDITPKKDGGVLKLVKREGTGTELPMTGDKVFVHYVGTLLDGTHFDSSRDRGEKFSFELGKGQVIKAWDIGVATMKIGELCQLICKSEYAYGSAGSPPKIPPSATLVFEVELFEFRGEDITDGEDGGIIRRIITKGQGYSKPNEGAAVEVTLEGSCEGRVFDERELKFEIGDAESQGLPVGVEKAIVAMEEGEEALFIMKPKYGFGNTGNAKYNIPGGATLQYKIKLTAFEKAKESWEMNTVEKLEQSVIVKEKGTQYFKEGKYKHASVQYKRIVSWLEHEAGLSEEDEGKAKALRLAAHLNLAMCFLKLQEPNQALESCDKALELDESNEKALFRRGEALFGMKEFDRARDDFQQVVQLYPANKAAKSQVVFCQKRIKEQHEKDKRIYANMFEKFAERDSKKEAERGKPANKEDRDEEMEIENGEKEVAS, encoded by the exons ATGgcaatgactgcagaggagcagaCAGGTGAAGGACAGCACACCATCCCGATGGAGGGAGAGGACATCACGCCGAAGAAAGACGGCGGTGTTTTGAAG CTGGTGAAAAGGGAAGGCACTGGCACAGAGCTGCCCATGACCGGTGACAAAGTGTTTGTCCATTATGTGGGCACGCTTCTGGATGGTACTCATTTCGACTCGAGCAGAGACCGAGGAGAGAAGTTTTCCTTTGAGTTGGGCAAAG GTCAGGTGATAAAGGCGTGGGACATCGGCGTAGCCACCATGAAAATCGGAGAGTTGTGCCAGCTCATATGTAAGTCGGAGTATGCTTATGGATCTGCAGGGAGCCCACCCAAGATACCCCCCAGTGCCACTCTTGTTTTTGAG GTTGAACTATTTGAATTTCGGGGTGAGGACATAACTGATGGTGAGGATGGAGGAATTATCCGCCGCATTATTACTAAAGGGCAAGGCTATTCAAAGCCTAATGAAGGAGCTGCTGTTGAAG TTACTCTGGAGGGGTCCTGCGAGGGCCGTGTGTTTGATGAGAGAGAATTAAAGTTTGAGATTGGGGATGCAGAGAGTCAGGGCTTGCCAGTCGGTGTGGAGAAAGCGATCGTGGctatggaggagggggaggaggcgCTCTTCATCATGAAGCCCAA GTATGGCTTTGGGAATACAGGAAATGCCAAGTATAACATTCCTGGCGGAGCAACACTGCAGTACAAGATCAAGCTGACAGCCTTTGAAAAG GCTAAGGAGTCGTGGGAGATGAACACAGTAGAGAAACTGGAACAGAGCGTTATCGTCAAAGAGAAGGGAACACAGTATTTCAAG GAGGGAAAATACAAGCATGCGTCAGTGCAGTACAAACGGATCGTGTCATGGCTGGAACATGAAGCTGGTTTgtcagaggaggatgaggggaaAGCGAAGGCTCTGCGGCTGGCTGCGCATCTCAACCTGGCCATGTGCTTCCTCAAACTTCAGGAGCCAAACCAAGCCCTGGAGAGCTGTGACAAG gcTCTGGAGTTGGATGAATCCAATGAGAAGGCTTTGTTCCGGAGGGGAGAGGCACTGTTTGGTATGAAGGAGTTCGACAGGGCAAGAGATGACTTCCAACAAGTCGTCCAGCTGTATCCTGCCAACAAGGCTGCCAAGAGCCAG GTTGTTTTTTGTCAAAAGCGCATCAAGGAGCAGCATGAGAAGGACAAACGCATCTACGCAAACATGTTCGAAAAATTCGCCGAGAGGGATTCTAAG AAAGAAGCGGAGAGGGGGAAGCCTGCTAATAAGGAGGACAGGGATGAAGAGATGGAGATCGAGAACGGAGAAAAAGAAGTTGCGAGTTAA